Proteins from a single region of Procambarus clarkii isolate CNS0578487 chromosome 32, FALCON_Pclarkii_2.0, whole genome shotgun sequence:
- the LOC138370519 gene encoding uncharacterized protein PF3D7_1120000-like, whose protein sequence is MIKRSVYTRDQLTQEISLHKRSAYTRDQLTQEISLHKRSAYTRDQLTQKTLRTVVVHKKEYPAVKKEYQDVKKEYQDVKKEYPAVKKEYQAVKKEYQDVKKECQDVKKEYQDVKKEYPAVKKEYQAVKKECQDVKKEYQDVKKEYPAVKKEYQDVKKEYQDVKKECQDVKKEYQDVKKEYQDVKKEYPAVKKEYQDVKKEYPAVKKEYQDVKKEYQANHYVFRL, encoded by the exons ATGATCAAGAGATCAGTTTACACGAGAGATCAGCTTACACAAGAGATCAGCTTACACAAGAGATCAGCTTACACAAGAGATCAGCTTACACAAGAGATTAGCTTACACAAGAGATCAGCTTACACAAGAGATCAGCTTACACAAAAGACACTGAGAACA GTTGTAGTTCACAAGAAGGAATATCCAGCTGTCAAGAAGGAATATCAAGATGTCAAGAAGGAATATCAAGATGTCAAGAAGGAATATCCAGCTGTCAAGAAGGAATATCAAGCTGTCAAGAAGGAATATCAAGATGTCAAGAAGGAATGTCAAGATGTCAAGAAGGAATATCAAGATGTCAAGAAGGAATATCCAGCTGTCAAGAAGGAATATCAAGCTGTCAAGAAGGAATGTCAAGATGTCAAGAAGGAATATCAAGATGTCAAGAAGGAATATCCAGCTGTCAAGAAGGAATATCAAGATGTCAAGAAGGAATATCAAGATGTCAAGAAGGAATGTCAAGATGTCAAGAAGGAATATCAAGATGTCAAGAAGGAATATCAAGATGTCAAGAAGGAATATCCAGCTGTCAAGAAGGAATATCAAGATGTCAAGAAGGAGTATCCAGCTGTCAAGAAGGAATATCAAGATGTCAAGAAGGAGTATCAAGCTAATCATTACGTGTTTCGTCTCTGA